The following is a genomic window from Streptomyces chrestomyceticus JCM 4735.
TCGCCCGTCCGGAGCGCCATGACCTCCCGCAGCACCCCCGTCAACTGCTCGGCCATCTCCGCCGCCGACGAGAACCGCCGCGCCGGGTCGGGGTCGGTGGCCCGTACCAGCAGCCGGTAGAAGGACTCGTACGTACGGAAGACCTCGATGTTGTCGGGGTCGGGCAGCGAGTCCACGAAGACGTTCGTGTAGCCCTGGAAGTCGAAGGTGAGCACGGCGAGGGTGCGGGCGACCGTGTAGAGGTCGGAGGCGACGGACGGGCCCGCGGCGGCGACCTCGGGCGCCTGGTAGCCGATCGTGCCGTAGATCGCGCTCTCGTCGTCGTCCATCCGGCGGACCGCGCCCATGTCGATCAGCTTGAGCTGGTCGTTCTGCTGGATCGCGTTGTCCACCTTGAAGTCGCAGTACAGGAGGTTACGGCTGTGCAGGTGGCCGAGCGCCTCCAGGGCCTCGATGCCGTACGCGCACGCCTGCTCGACCGGCAGCGGGTCGCGGCGTCCGCGCGCCGTACGCCGCTCGTTGGCGATGTCCTTGAGGGACTTGCCGCCGACGTACTCCATGACGATGTAGCCGTCCAGGCTGCCGGTCGTACGGTCCAGGTGCTCGACGAAGTTGTAGATGCGGACGATGTTGGAGTGCTCGATCTCGGCGAGGAAGCGGCGTTCGGACGCGGCCACCGCGAGGGCTTCCTCGTCGCCGGTGTCCAGCAGGCCCTTGAGCACCACCCACCGGTCGGAGACCGCGCGGTCGATCGCCAGGTAGATCCAGCCCAGGCCGCCGTGCGCCAGACAGCCGACGACCTCGTAGCTGCCGTGCACCACGTCGCCGGGGCGCAGCTTGGGCACGAAGCTGTACGGGTGGCCGCACTTGGTGCAGAAACCTTCCGTACGGCCCGGGCGGTCGCCCCGGGCCCGGCCCACGGGGGCGCCGCAGTCGCCGCGGCTGCAGAACCGCTTCCGCTCGGGGACCTCCGGGTTCTCCAGGACGGCCGTACGCGGGTCCGGACGCGGTACTTCCGGCACCGCCACCAGCCCGGCCCCCAGCCGCCCGCGGGACGGCCCGGACCCGGCACCTGAGCTGCGCCCCGCGCTGCGTACCGACACGGACATCGAACGCGTCGAGGCGCCCGGCAGGGAGCGGGAGAGGCGCCCGGAGACGGAGCGCCGCGAGGTCGAGGAACGGCCGGTGGCACGAGCGGAAGCGGATGCGGACGTACGCCCGCCGACGGACGTCTCGGTGCCGGCACCGGAGCCGGAGCCGGCACCGGAGCCGCGCCCCTCCGCCACCCCGCCCCCGGTGGAACCACCGGCCCCACCGGAACTACCGGCCCCACCGGAACCACCGAGACCTCCCGAACCCCCCGAACTCTCATACCCCCCAGCCCCCACAGCCCCGGCCACCCCCCGCCGCGCCGCAGTCACCCCCGTGGGCGGCGAGCCGACCATCCCCTCCGGTGACACCACCGGCGCCAGGCCGCAGGTGTCGCAGTAGCGTTCGCCGCCGCCCACGTCCTCGTACGTGCCCGGGCACTCGCGCCGCTGGCACGCGACGCCGCCGGCCCGCTCCTCGCTCTCGCTCATGTTCCCCCCTGTGGTCCGTCCGCCGGTCCGCCACCCGGTCCCGGCGGCTGGAGCGCCTCGGCCACCGTCCGCTGGTAGCGCAGTACCGCCTGTTCGGCGACCCGCAGGTCGCACGGGGCGCTCCACAGCATCCGCCGCGCGGCGTCGTAGCGCTCGATCAGCAGCGGGTCCTCGGCCAGGCCGTGCCGGGCGGCCTTCGCCTTGTACGCGTCCAGACGGCCGCGGAGTTCGGCCCGTACGGCCAGCGGGGCGGTGACCGCCGTCAACGATTCGCGGGCCCGGTGGAGTTCGTCCTCGGCGCGCTGTTCGAGGCTGTCGAGCAGGGGGGAGAGGCGGTGCCACTGGGCGTGCCGGCGGTACTCGGCGGCGGTGGACAACTGTTCGTGCAGCGCCGTGGGCG
Proteins encoded in this region:
- a CDS encoding serine/threonine protein kinase; protein product: MSESEERAGGVACQRRECPGTYEDVGGGERYCDTCGLAPVVSPEGMVGSPPTGVTAARRGVAGAVGAGGYESSGGSGGLGGSGGAGSSGGAGGSTGGGVAEGRGSGAGSGSGAGTETSVGGRTSASASARATGRSSTSRRSVSGRLSRSLPGASTRSMSVSVRSAGRSSGAGSGPSRGRLGAGLVAVPEVPRPDPRTAVLENPEVPERKRFCSRGDCGAPVGRARGDRPGRTEGFCTKCGHPYSFVPKLRPGDVVHGSYEVVGCLAHGGLGWIYLAIDRAVSDRWVVLKGLLDTGDEEALAVAASERRFLAEIEHSNIVRIYNFVEHLDRTTGSLDGYIVMEYVGGKSLKDIANERRTARGRRDPLPVEQACAYGIEALEALGHLHSRNLLYCDFKVDNAIQQNDQLKLIDMGAVRRMDDDESAIYGTIGYQAPEVAAAGPSVASDLYTVARTLAVLTFDFQGYTNVFVDSLPDPDNIEVFRTYESFYRLLVRATDPDPARRFSSAAEMAEQLTGVLREVMALRTGEQRPALSTLFGPELRVVDTDVVARAEGDTSLLGGRAVPVGRKGWMGRKRQVVVGPASGIGAPGVWG